A region from the Flavobacteriales bacterium genome encodes:
- a CDS encoding metallophosphoesterase family protein has protein sequence MSRIGLVSDTHGWLDPRIREHLAQCDEVWHAGDIGGLHVTDELAAWKPLRAVWGNIDDTKVRQAHPEHQRFTLEGVRVWMTHIGGRPPRYDRAVQEELRSSPPALFVCGHTHLCMVQFDERLNMLYMNPGACGRHGFHHVRTLLRFSLDAGRVKDLEVVELGPRGTLAP, from the coding sequence ATGTCCCGCATCGGTCTCGTGTCCGACACGCACGGCTGGCTCGACCCGCGCATCCGCGAGCATCTGGCGCAATGCGATGAGGTGTGGCACGCCGGTGATATCGGCGGGCTGCACGTAACGGACGAGCTCGCCGCATGGAAGCCCCTGCGCGCCGTGTGGGGCAACATCGACGACACCAAGGTTCGGCAAGCCCACCCGGAACATCAGCGGTTCACGCTGGAAGGTGTGCGCGTGTGGATGACGCACATAGGAGGGCGCCCGCCGCGCTATGACCGTGCCGTGCAGGAGGAATTGCGCAGCTCCCCTCCTGCCCTGTTCGTTTGCGGCCACACGCACCTGTGCATGGTGCAGTTCGATGAGCGGCTGAACATGCTGTACATGAACCCCGGCGCCTGCGGCCGCCACGGCTTCCACCACGTGCGCACGCTGCTGCGGTTCTCGCTGGATGCTGGCAGGGTGAAGGACCTTGAGGTGGTCGAACTGGGGCCGCGGGGAACGTTGGCGCCCTGA